From the genome of Nitrospinaceae bacterium, one region includes:
- a CDS encoding methyltransferase domain-containing protein, whose protein sequence is MTGSYRKDLSHITWAEVYKRQEMRAGLVEEWLEALALQPGDRVLDMGSGPGFVSLVLADRVGVGGVVYAIDRSAEALAYLEGLQRERGIVQIQRITADAAALEPADLPANLPADAAMISMVLHHADDPPGILRNVERMIVPGGRVLVAEFHPEGPGEQGPPQEHRIAPERIQAWCQDAGLAVQDYQRQTPESYMILAQRPF, encoded by the coding sequence ATGACAGGTTCGTATCGAAAAGACTTGAGCCACATTACCTGGGCTGAGGTGTACAAGCGGCAGGAAATGCGGGCCGGCCTGGTGGAGGAATGGCTGGAAGCCCTGGCCCTCCAGCCGGGGGACCGCGTACTGGACATGGGCTCCGGGCCTGGCTTCGTGAGCCTGGTGCTCGCAGATCGAGTGGGGGTCGGTGGGGTCGTCTACGCGATTGACAGGTCTGCCGAGGCTCTGGCCTACCTGGAGGGTTTACAAAGGGAGCGAGGGATAGTGCAGATCCAGAGGATCACCGCGGACGCCGCCGCGCTGGAGCCTGCGGATCTCCCCGCGAACCTCCCCGCGGACGCGGCAATGATCTCGATGGTCCTGCACCACGCGGACGACCCGCCTGGCATCCTGCGCAACGTGGAACGAATGATTGTGCCTGGAGGCCGAGTCCTGGTGGCGGAGTTCCATCCGGAGGGACCCGGCGAACAAGGGCCCCCACAGGAGCATCGGATCGCGCCCGAACGCATTCAAGCTTGGTGCCAGGATGCCGGTCTCGCGGTTCAGGACTACCAGCGCCAAACCCCCGAATCCTATATGATTCTCGCCCAGCGGCCTTTCTAG